A genomic window from Lycium barbarum isolate Lr01 chromosome 4, ASM1917538v2, whole genome shotgun sequence includes:
- the LOC132636628 gene encoding uncharacterized protein LOC132636628: MQIFQVHSKTSSCHGIKNLILISCFACSVYFLYPFILASKTNLIDHSSISSHDQFELSPSPTTTLQHVVFGIASNSKSWPTRKEYVKLWWKSNEMRGCVFLEKLPSISTITANASNFLPPICISEDISRFPYTNRGGNPSAIRVARVVSETVALNHSDVKWFVFGDDDTIFFQENLVKTLSKYDNGFWYYIGSNSESYIQNKFFSYGMAFGGAGFAISYPLAKVVARVLDSCIERYPYLYGSDARIHACLTELGVTLTHEPGFHQMDFNGNAFGLLAAHPTKPLVSLHHMDKFDPIFPNLSRMKALQHLYHAANFDPHRILQQTVCYDRRFSWTVSVSWGYVVQIFEHNLHLTDAQRVQESYLPWKNNAYGTLYQFNTRKFVSDPCKRQLAYFLDEVSMGVDGIRTIYKKKTSESCTFSDNSPRKLEEIRVFSRKLELDSKQLLAPRRHCCDILPSTSDKVMEIRIRECREDELIYMHQ, encoded by the exons ATGCAAATTTTTCAAGTACATAGCAAAACCTCATCTTGCCATGGCATCAAGAATCTTATAttaatctcttgttttgcttgcTCAGTCTACTTTCTATATCCATTCATTCTTGCCTCAAAAACTAACCTTATTGATCACAGCTCAATTTCATCACATGACCAATTTGAATTATCACCATCACCTACCACAACTCTTCAACATGTTGTGTTTGGAATTGCatctaattctaaatcatggccAACTAGAAAAGAATATGTTAAGCTATGGTGGAAGTCTAATGAAATGAGGGGTTGTGTGTTTCTTGAAAAATTGCCTAGTATTTCTACTATTACTGCAAATGCTTCAAATTTTCTTCCTCCAATTTGTATCTCTGAGGACATTTCAAGATTCCCATATACAAATAGAGGTGGAAATCCATCAGCAATTAGAGTGGCACGTGTCGTCTCAGAGACAGTTGcacttaatcattcagatgtcaAGTGGTTTGTTTTTGGAGATGATGACACTATTTTTTTCCAAGAAAATTTGGTCAAGACATTGTCTAAATATGACAATGGGTTTTGGTATTACATTGGATCAAATTCAGAAAGTTATATACAAAACAAGTTTTTCTCATATGGAATGGCTTTTGGTGGTGCTGGTTTTGCTATAAGTTATCCACTGGCTAAAGTTGTCGCTAGAGTTTTAGATTCATGTATAGAGAGATACCCATATCTTTATGGAAGTGATGCAAGAATTCATGCTTGTTTGACAGAGCTTGGTGTTACACTAACACATGAGCCAGGATTCCATCAG ATGGATTTTAATGGAAATGCATTTGGATTATTGGCTGCTCATCCAACTAAACCATTGGTATCTCTACATCACATGGATAAATTTGACCCAATTTTCCCTAACCTGTCAAGAATGAAAGCTCTACAACATTTGTACCATGCTGCAAATTTTGATCCACACAGAATTTTGCAGCAAACAGTATGCTACGATCGTCGATTTTCGTGGACAGTTTCAGTGTCATGGGGATATGTTGTACAAATTTTTGAGCACAATCTGCATTTGACTGATGCTCAGCGTGTACAAGAGAGTTATTTGCCCTGGAAAAATAATGCTTATGGTACACTCTATCAGTTTAATACAAGGAAATTTGTCTCTGATCCATGTAAAAGGCAACTTGCTTATTTCTTGGATGAAGTTTCTATGGGGGTTGATGGAATTAGGACCATCTACAAGAAGAAAACATCTGAGAGTTGCACATTCAGCGATAATTCACCCAGAAAATTAGAAGAAATTAGAGTGTTTTCACGCAAGTTAGAGCTTGACAGTAAGCAG TTGCTAGCACCAAGAAGGCATTGCTGTGATATATTACCTTCTACATCTGATAAAGTGATGGAAATAAGGATAAGAGAATGCAGAGAAGATGAACTTATTTACATGCACCAGTAg
- the LOC132637893 gene encoding uncharacterized protein LOC132637893, translating into MDDLNEVLLAGYTINNKPIILKIWNPYFDFTDEFLTEIPLWIKFPHLPVSCWSDDSLGKIASVIGKPLFADECTAKRTRISFARILVEVNTTKPLLDTIVIFDPYGRELEQDVIYDWKPTFYAKCMKLGHQSPPKVRPDPPQPRPRRRRRNQQPTQAWMTKPVQGHPVSRAGITSVPLGESQHQSTVMGRHPTLPMNWLAWNIKGLNKVYKQKELSIYLKDQRIKLAGIVETRVKEHKAPNIVKKVAPTWQNLHNYTHASNGRIWLLWDDSCYQVTHLEASPQLIHVQVICRHTAMKCYMIIIYVFNTVEHRKSLWHQLCDLAQQTTIPWLIWGDFNAVLNIQDRLFGAPVTNVEIKDFQDCVQVLNLTEVKWRGEYYTWTNKQRESDMICSRLDRALGNSEWMLDQGHLEVDFKQPHISDHSPMVMSIKLDEQTTSTPFKFYNIWAEHSNFMKLVEEGWGRQLNRDKMRNVSMKLKALKPVFRELNNEEFRGISYKIITARTKLKVV; encoded by the exons atggatgatttgaatgaAGTACTCTTAGCTGGTTACACCATAAACAACAAACCTATTATCCTCAAAATATGGAACCCGTATTTTGATTTCACTGATGAATTTCTCACAGAGATACCTCTATGGATCAAATTTCCACATTTGCCAGTCAGTTGTTGGAGTGATGATTCTCTGGGGAAAATAGCTAGTGTCATTGGCAAACCCCTCTTTGCAGATGAGTGTACTGCAAAAAGGACTAGGATTTCCTTCGCAAGAATCTTAGTTGAGGTAAACACTACAAAACCTCTGCTTGATACAATAGTAATATTTGATCCATATGGGAGAGAGCTGGAACAAGATGTCATTTATGATTGGAAACCAACCTTCTATGCTAAATGTATGAAATTGGGGCATCAATCTCCACCTAAAGTAAGGCCAGATCCTCCACAGCCTCGGCctagaagaagaaggaggaatcAACAACCTACACAAGCATGGATGACTAAACCAGTTCAGGGACATCCTGTT AGTAGAGCTGGGATTACTAGTGTGCCACTGGGTGAGTCTCAACATCAGTCTACAGTAAT GGGGAGGCATCCAACTTTGCCTATGAATTGGCTAGCGTGGAACATCAAGGGACTCAACAAAGTGtacaagcagaaagagttgagtATCTACCTGAAAGACCAAAGAATAAAACTTGCGGGAATTGTGGAAACAAGAGTCAAGGAGCATAAAGCTCCAAATATTGTCAAGAAAGTAGCACCAACATGGCAAAATCTCCATAACTATACTCATGCTAGCAATGGAAGAATTTGGTTGTTGTGGGATGATTCCTGTTATCAAGTCACTCATTTGGAAGCCTCACCTCAATTAATTCATGTTCAAGTGATTTGTAGACACACTGCTATGAAATGCTACATGATAATTATATATGTTTTTAATACTGTGGAACATAGGAAAAGTTTGTGGCACCAACTATGTGATCTTGCCCAGCAGACAACCATACCTTGGTTGATATGGGGAGACTTTAATGCAGTCCTAAATATTCAAGATAGATTGTTTGGAGCTCCTGTCACCAATGTAGAAATAAAAGATTTCCAAGATTGTGTCCAAGTTCTTAATCTAACTGAAGTGAAATGGAGGGGAGAATATTACACTTGGACAAATAAGCAAAGGGAAAGTGACATGATCTGCAGCAGGTTAGATAGAGCACTGGGTAACTCTGAATGGATGCTAGATCAAGGTCACCTGGAGGTGGATTTCAAACAGCCTCATATCTCAGACCACTCTCCAATGGTCATGAGCATCAAACTGGATGAACAGACAACTAGTACTCCTTTCAAGTTTTACAACATATGGGCTGAACATTCAAATTTTATGAAGCTAGTAGAAGAAGGTTGGGGTAGACAACTCAATAGAGACAAAATGAGAAATGTGTCGATGAAGTTGAAGGCCTTAAAACCTGTTTTTAGAGAGCTGAATAATGAAGAATTTAGAGGAATATCATATAAGATTATAACTGCCAGAACAAAACTGAAAGTAGTTTAA